The sequence AGCCGGCGACGGCCAGAGACCTTATCGTGTGTACCTCGGCACCACCTCTCCGGGACTGCACCGCGGCATACAGACGGGCGCCGTCTTCCGGGCGAACCACCTGCTACCCGGGAGAACCTACTACTGGCGAGTCGATGAAGTCAACGGCGATGGACCGGCCAGGGGCGACGTCTGGCAATTCACAACTCGGTCCGCCTGCGTCGCAGGCGACATGGACGCCGATGGAACCGTGGACAACGACGACTTCGGGCGGTTTCAGGAATGCCTGGCCGGCGCGGGGGGGGCCATCCTCGACCAGGACTGCATCGCAGCCGACCTTGACGCGGACCGGGATGTGGACATCCGGGATATCGATGCGTTCGTGAAGAGCCTGAGGGGCCAGACGCGGCCGGGCCCCGTCCATGGCACCGGATCACACCTGACCACCGGCCTGATTCCGCCAAGACCCGCCGGGGCCATCACCGGGAGCGCCTTCGTGGCCGAGCTTCTGGATGCTCCGCTCGATCGACGGGAGGCTCGCATACGCGAGGAAATCACCTCCGGCAACATTCCCGACTTCCTGCGCGTGTTCGTTCCAGTGACGGCCACGGCGACCATTGACGGCCGGCCACACAGGATCAGCTACGAAGTTGCACCTGACTACCTGGCCATCGGTTCAGACACTGATTTCGTCCGCATGCCGATGACACCCCAGACCGCCCAGGCCATTGCCGACCGCTTCGAGTGTGTTCTGCCCACGCGCAAGATGGTCAACGACATCTACGCCCAGGCGGCGGCCAAGCTGGCTCCATCCCCGATCAGTCCAAGGACCATTGACATCACCCACATCGCCACGTTCTACCTTCACCATCTAGTGGTCGAGGGACGGCGCGCCGGCCAGCCGCCGGGCTTGCTGGTCGGAGGCGTCAAGAAGGACGTGGTCATGACGCCTCAACTGGCCGCCCGCCCTGGCAAGGTGGCCATCTATGGTTGGCACCAACTCGACGGGCAACCGATCCAACCACTCTTCTTGGGACACTCCCACCGCTGGGTTGATTACAGCCAGTGCATCCGATTGGTGCGGGGATACGTCACCGTGGACGGCAAAACCAAGGCGATGGCCGACGTGCTCGACACTTTAGGCTCGAGCGCACTGCTAAGCGACGAGGGCCCGATAGGGAATCCCCGGTACCCGGAGTGACAACCAACTGGTGCGTGCGATCCTGTGGATGGAGACCTTTCAAACGGAGCCGCCTACTTGCCTGGAGGCAGTTCCTTCTTCTCGGGCTCCTTGGACGGCTGGGGGGCGCTCTCGAACGCCTGCAGCACGGTGAGGTTCTCTTCCTCGGCGACCCGCTTGCCGCGCTGGCCGTAGTGCAGGAAGGCCATCACCATGATCAGGACAATGGTCCCACACCAAGCCACCAGCGGCTGTCCGAGTCCACAGGCCATGCCCATCAGCAGGCTGAACAGGAGCAGGGTCGTGTCCTTGGGATCAGGCACGATGGTCCGATAGCGAATGAGGCCGACCATGCCGCCCAGACCGAAGGCCCGAGCGAGGTTATCGCCGACGACCAGCCAGATGATCGCACCACCGAGCGCCAGCAGCGTGTGGGTGTCGGGCAGCGCCGCGTTCAGCCGTACACCGGTGAACGTCCGTCGATAGACCTGGCCGATAATCCAGCCGAGGAAGGCGGCGGAGACCAGTCGGATGAGCACGCTCTGGATACCGAGAGTGGTGTCGCCAGTGCCACTGATCTCCCCGAAGAGGCGATCCAACCAAGGGTTGGCGTTCAGTACTTGATCCATTGTGGTCATGCCCATTCCTGAGCTCCTGGTTTACGAATACCCAGCACATTTCCGATCGCCCAAGCATATTTCGACATGCGATGGGCGCGGTGCATCGTCACCTTGTCTCTCAACTGGTAGAACCACTCCGGGCGTTCGCCGGTGGACTTGATCTCGAGGATCAGGCCGGTGAAGTGACCCTCCGGTCGGCTGGCCGGCCCTCGCGCCCGCACGTCGCGATCCAGCGTAATCCGCAGTTCGTCGGTTGCCGTCCGCTGAAACGCGAGCCGCTCATACTGGATGCACACCACCGGTCGTAGAGCCTTGGACTCAATCAAGCGGGTGATGTGCTGATACGTGTTGAGCAACTTGGGATCACCGTTGCTCTTGAGGGTGGGCCAGATGTCGGCGCCCTCGTCCACCAGACGGGCCACGTCGCTGACGCGACTGCCGAACCGGCGCTTCGAGCCAATCCCCCGGTTCTTCATCTTGACTTCGACCCAGCAGTTCTCGCCAAAACGGCCCTGGTGACCGTACTCGCGAATACGGATTTTCCAGCGAACCATCAGGCCGACCAAGTAGTCCTGATAGCATCTGAGATCCGGCGTATCGAGATAGAGGGACCGGACGCTGGACCAGCCGGTCGGAGTATATGAGAAGATGGGGACATGCACGCGGAGCGCGTTGATAACGGGCCCCAGTTCAGACCGTGGCAGCCAATACTTGTGCTCGCTGCGCTTGGCAAAGGTCCCGGCGGTGCCGACAGGTGCAGTCTGCATCATTCATTGATGGGGTCAGGATCCCATGGTCCCACATCGGCGGGCTGCCAGACGACCGGCGAATTGCCAAAGGACTTCTTGGCCAATACCTTCTTGTGCATGTTTTCAATGTTGCCACCGGCAAAAACGATGTTCGTCTTGGTGTTGTGGCGGTAGTCCACATCGTCCATCGTCTGTCTCCATCGCCCCTTGAACGACAGGACATCTCCGCCTACATCGCCGTCAAAAAGCAGCACCGTGGTCAACGGACTCTTGAGCGTATCGAGTTTCCGGAACGGCGGCCTCAGGTAATAGGGACTCAACCAGTTCGTCTCAGCGAGCTTGCTGTTCATGCGATAGCCCTCGGAGCTGTTCGGGGCATCGCGGGCAACCGTAGGGCACAGCTTGACTCCCACATTTTTCTTGTCGGTCTTGAGGTACTTGTCCACCGCATCATACCAGCAGAGATAGTCTTTTCGTTCCTTGTATATCTCTGAAGGGAGGAGGTTCTCTTTCACGCGGTCCTCGAACGGCAGGAAACCGCCGTGAGCACTGGCATACATCAGCATGGCCTTCGAAAGCTCGGTGAAATTGGTCCGACAGAGGACGGAGCGGACGTTCTCACGACTGGTGGCTAGGCTGGGGATGATAATGCTGACCAAGAGCGTAATGATGGCGACCACGACCATGAGCTCGATCAGGGTGAAGGCCCGTCCTCCGGGACGGCGCGAGCTGAGAACCGACTGTGCCCGCCGAGGGGATACACGACTGGCTTCAAGGGAACGGATAGCCGAACCCACGAGACAACATGTGGTCACAATATCGGCCTCCCAGCGTCGGAATGACAAGAGGATCCCTCGCCCCGCGAGACGATGGCACATCACTCGATATTAACCCTTGATGAGGCTTAGGTCAAGAACGAGTGAGACGACTTCGTTACCCCAAAAGGCCCCGTCGGGGGATTCCCCAGCAGAACCGAGTCCGGTGTCGGCCGGCGGCGACCCGGCCAATCCCCTCA comes from Phycisphaerae bacterium and encodes:
- a CDS encoding polyphosphate polymerase domain-containing protein, whose protein sequence is MQTAPVGTAGTFAKRSEHKYWLPRSELGPVINALRVHVPIFSYTPTGWSSVRSLYLDTPDLRCYQDYLVGLMVRWKIRIREYGHQGRFGENCWVEVKMKNRGIGSKRRFGSRVSDVARLVDEGADIWPTLKSNGDPKLLNTYQHITRLIESKALRPVVCIQYERLAFQRTATDELRITLDRDVRARGPASRPEGHFTGLILEIKSTGERPEWFYQLRDKVTMHRAHRMSKYAWAIGNVLGIRKPGAQEWA